A section of the Deinococcus multiflagellatus genome encodes:
- a CDS encoding nitric oxide synthase oxygenase, which yields MPAPRLPDAAPPHELQEALAFLEAYHAETGAPGLAQRRQEVLRGGHLTLSSAELTHGARMAWRHSTRCVGRLPWASLQVRDLRQVTAAPEVFAHLCDHLRAALNGGRILPILSVFGPGVRLHNDQLIRYAGYRQPDGTVRGDPQNVALTGHLQRLGWAGGPGTPFDVLPLAIETQGQVTLFELPADAVYEVPITHPDCPGLGALGLRWHALPVISNMTLEVAGQAFACAPFNGWYLQTEIAARNLADEGRYNLLPAVAQALGLDTSRRRSLWLDRALVELNVAVLHSFDAAGVRIADHHSVTRQFQHFVELEAQAGRTATGRWSWLIPPLSPATTPVWHEQYDDTELKPNFVVQRPAWREQRSACPFLGK from the coding sequence ATGCCTGCGCCCCGCCTGCCCGATGCCGCCCCCCCGCATGAGCTGCAGGAGGCACTGGCCTTTCTGGAGGCGTATCACGCGGAAACTGGGGCCCCTGGCCTGGCCCAGCGCCGCCAGGAGGTACTGCGCGGCGGCCACCTGACCCTCAGCAGCGCCGAGCTGACCCACGGCGCGCGCATGGCGTGGCGCCACAGCACCCGCTGCGTGGGGCGGCTGCCCTGGGCCAGCCTGCAGGTGCGGGACCTGCGGCAGGTGACGGCGGCCCCAGAGGTGTTTGCCCACCTGTGTGACCATCTGCGCGCGGCGCTGAATGGCGGGCGGATTCTGCCGATCCTCAGCGTGTTTGGGCCCGGCGTGCGCCTCCACAACGACCAGCTCATCCGCTACGCCGGCTACCGCCAGCCCGACGGGACGGTGCGGGGCGATCCGCAGAACGTGGCCCTGACCGGGCACCTGCAGCGCCTGGGGTGGGCCGGGGGGCCGGGTACGCCCTTTGACGTGCTGCCCCTGGCGATAGAGACGCAGGGGCAGGTGACGCTGTTCGAGTTGCCCGCAGACGCGGTGTATGAGGTGCCCATCACCCACCCCGATTGCCCAGGCCTTGGCGCCCTGGGGCTGCGCTGGCACGCCCTGCCAGTGATCAGCAATATGACGCTGGAAGTGGCGGGCCAGGCCTTCGCCTGCGCCCCCTTTAACGGCTGGTATCTGCAGACCGAAATCGCCGCGCGCAATCTGGCCGATGAAGGGCGCTACAACCTGCTGCCCGCTGTGGCACAGGCACTGGGGCTCGACACCAGCCGGCGCCGCTCGCTGTGGCTGGACCGCGCCCTGGTGGAACTGAATGTGGCCGTGCTGCACTCCTTCGACGCGGCAGGCGTGCGCATCGCTGACCACCACAGCGTCACGCGGCAGTTCCAGCACTTTGTGGAGCTGGAAGCGCAGGCGGGGCGTACCGCCACTGGCCGCTGGTCGTGGCTCATTCCGCCGCTCTCGCCTGCCACCACCCCGGTCTGGCATGAACAGTACGACGATACAGAGCTAAAACCGAACTTCGTGGTGCAGCGGCCCGCGTGGCGGGAACAGCGAAGTGCCTGCCCCTTTCTTGGCAAATGA